One window of the Chlorogloeopsis sp. ULAP01 genome contains the following:
- a CDS encoding CbtB-domain containing protein, producing the protein MNTISIVGQRAKQVTLSVPGQASLLTGLVMLILWTVYFSPYPPVHDTFHKLRHGTESVACH; encoded by the coding sequence ATGAATACCATCTCTATTGTTGGGCAACGGGCAAAACAAGTAACTCTGTCAGTACCTGGCCAAGCAAGCCTACTGACTGGTCTGGTTATGCTCATCCTCTGGACTGTCTATTTTAGCCCCTACCCCCCAGTACATGACACATTCCATAAATTGCGCCACGGCACTGAATCAGTAGCGTGTCACTAA